The DNA sequence CATTCGCTCGTCCTCGGGCGATTTCTCTACGATGGCCCAGCTGTCGATCAAGCCGAAGCCCTCTTTTACTCGCACGCCTCCGGTCTTGATATCGGTCTTAATCGACGTGCCGCGCAGGCGTTCCAGGCTACTTTCTAAGCGCTTGTACTCGGCGCCGCCTGTAGGCTTGTTGGTTGACACCAAGTAGTCGTACACGATGAATCGCACGGTCCTGTTCTTGGCGTCCTCTCGATCGCAATTCAGTGCTTCCGTCATCTGCGAAACGATGTAGATAAGCACGTCCTTGTCGAACATCGTTGCTCGGCCTAATACGCTCGGCGTGACCGTCAAGGATCGGTTCCCGTCCTTGCTCTGCCAGTTCCAAACAGTCAGATCGGGCCTGGTGGCAAGCGTGAAAATTGGAGCTTCCATGCTTGCCCCGTCATCCTTCATCGCGTAATCGAACATATCGCAGAGGAAGAAATCACGCTCTACGTGCCGCACCGGCAAGAGACGTTCACGCTTGGCCTTGATGCGCCCCCTCGTCGGCGCCGGCTCGATGTCGGCCGGCTCCCCAACTGGCGGCGCTGCTCCGACATCGCCGAACAGGTCGGACTGCTCGCCTCGCGCGGCCTGTGCCGCCAGAGCTGCATTGGCGCGAGCCTGGATGTTCTCCATTGCCTTCGAGTTCTTCATTGCGCCCTCGTGCTCATCCAGGCTTCGGCCTCGTCCTGGGCGTCGTTGTATGCCTCGGACACCAGATAGGCGTGGCGAGCTGCAGCCGGCATGGCTGACGCTCCCATCATGACCCAGTGGGCGCGCTGCTTTTCGGCCAGGTTGTTCCACCAGTCCATGCCAGTCTGTGGATCTTCCTCGATAACTGGAAACACGCCGCCCCCGACTTCCTGGCCGTCCT is a window from the Massilia forsythiae genome containing:
- a CDS encoding replication initiator protein A; this encodes MKNSKAMENIQARANAALAAQAARGEQSDLFGDVGAAPPVGEPADIEPAPTRGRIKAKRERLLPVRHVERDFFLCDMFDYAMKDDGASMEAPIFTLATRPDLTVWNWQSKDGNRSLTVTPSVLGRATMFDKDVLIYIVSQMTEALNCDREDAKNRTVRFIVYDYLVSTNKPTGGAEYKRLESSLERLRGTSIKTDIKTGGVRVKEGFGLIDSWAIVEKSPEDERMIAVEVTLSKWLFNAVHAHEVLTIHRNYFRLRKPLERRLYELARKHCGSQSSWSIGLELLREKCSANSHLRSFRSQIKELCAADTLPEYRMTYCSEKDQVTFYIRDAKKLIAAVASGKSPLLEKKFG